One window of Streptomyces sp. FIT100 genomic DNA carries:
- a CDS encoding LacI family DNA-binding transcriptional regulator gives MTARLADIAAQAGVSEATVSRVLNGKPGVAAATRESVLAALDVLGYERPVRLRRRSAGLVGLITPELENPIFPALAQVIGQALTRQGYTPVLATQTPGGSTEDELTEMLVDRGVSGIIFVSGLHADTSADMQRYEKLRAQGVPFVLVDGFSPQVQAPFISPDDRAAMRLAVTHLVALGHTRIGLALGPKRFVPVLRKIEGFVKVTREQLGLSDQVIEAELIQHSLYTLEGGQAAASALIDRGCTAVVCASDMMALGAIRAARQRGLEVPDDISVVGFDDSPLIAFTDPPLTTIRKPVPAMGQAAVRTLLEEIGGTPAPHSEFVFMPELVVRGSTAAGPGVAP, from the coding sequence ATGACCGCACGGCTTGCCGACATCGCAGCCCAGGCGGGGGTCAGCGAGGCCACGGTCAGCCGCGTGCTCAACGGCAAGCCAGGCGTTGCCGCAGCCACCCGCGAATCGGTGCTCGCCGCCCTCGACGTCCTCGGCTACGAGCGCCCGGTCCGGCTGCGCAGGCGCAGCGCCGGACTGGTCGGGCTCATCACGCCCGAACTGGAGAACCCCATATTCCCGGCCCTGGCCCAGGTCATCGGACAGGCGCTGACCCGCCAGGGCTACACCCCCGTGCTGGCCACCCAGACCCCGGGCGGCTCCACGGAGGACGAGCTGACCGAAATGCTCGTGGACCGCGGGGTCTCCGGCATCATCTTCGTCTCCGGACTGCACGCCGACACCAGCGCCGACATGCAGCGCTACGAGAAGCTGCGCGCCCAGGGCGTGCCCTTCGTCCTCGTCGACGGCTTCTCGCCGCAGGTGCAGGCGCCGTTCATCTCCCCCGACGACCGCGCCGCCATGCGGCTCGCGGTCACCCATCTCGTGGCGCTCGGGCACACCCGGATCGGCCTCGCGCTCGGCCCGAAGCGATTCGTGCCCGTTCTGCGGAAAATAGAGGGATTCGTCAAGGTCACCCGTGAACAGCTCGGCCTGAGCGACCAGGTGATCGAGGCGGAGCTGATCCAGCACTCCCTCTACACCCTGGAGGGCGGCCAGGCCGCGGCGTCCGCGCTGATCGACCGCGGCTGCACCGCCGTGGTGTGCGCGAGCGACATGATGGCGCTCGGCGCGATCCGGGCGGCACGGCAGCGCGGGCTCGAAGTCCCCGACGACATCTCGGTCGTCGGCTTCGACGACTCCCCGCTCATCGCCTTCACCGACCCCCCGCTGACGACGATCCGCAAGCCGGTGCCGGCGATGGGCCAGGCGGCCGTACGCACGCTCCTGGAGGAGATCGGCGGGACACCCGCGCCGCACAGCGAGTTCGTCTTCATGCCCGAGCTCGTCGTCCGCGGCTCGACCGCCGCGGGGCCGGGCGTCGCGCCCTAG
- a CDS encoding LacI family DNA-binding transcriptional regulator, with the protein MTGPRSAGATGAPRLADIAAQAGVSEATVSRVLNVRPGVSSATRTRVLAALDVLGYERPVRLRRRSAGLVGLVVPELTNPIFPAFAQVVEQTLAGHGYTPLLCVKQPGGATEDELVEQLEESAVSGIVFLSGLHADTSADPGRYAELAARGVPFVLINGYNERIRAPFVSPDDRMAAAMAVRHLADLGHERIGLAVGPVRYVPSRRKTEGFLDAAGPGAEPYVRHTLFGVEGGHAAAAELVDAGCTGIVCGSDMMALGAIRAVRERGLSVPGDVSVVGYDDSPLIPFTDPPLTTVRQPVQAMASAAVGALLEEIRGNPVPSTEYVFQPELVVRGSTARVRN; encoded by the coding sequence ATGACAGGCCCTAGGAGCGCCGGTGCGACCGGCGCTCCCCGGCTGGCCGACATCGCAGCCCAGGCAGGCGTCAGCGAGGCCACGGTCAGCCGTGTCCTCAACGTCCGGCCCGGTGTGTCGTCGGCGACCCGTACGCGGGTGCTCGCGGCCCTCGACGTCCTCGGCTACGAGCGCCCCGTGCGGCTGCGCCGGCGCAGCGCCGGACTGGTCGGTCTGGTGGTGCCGGAGCTCACCAACCCGATCTTCCCGGCGTTCGCCCAGGTCGTCGAGCAGACGCTGGCCGGCCACGGCTACACGCCCCTGCTCTGCGTCAAACAGCCCGGCGGGGCGACCGAGGACGAGCTCGTCGAGCAGCTGGAGGAGAGCGCGGTCAGCGGCATCGTCTTCCTGTCCGGGCTGCACGCCGACACCTCCGCCGACCCCGGCCGCTATGCCGAACTCGCCGCCCGGGGCGTCCCGTTCGTCCTCATCAACGGCTACAACGAGCGGATCCGCGCGCCCTTCGTCTCGCCCGACGACCGGATGGCCGCCGCCATGGCCGTACGCCACCTCGCCGACCTCGGCCACGAGCGGATCGGCCTCGCGGTCGGCCCCGTCCGCTACGTCCCCTCGCGCCGCAAGACGGAGGGCTTCCTGGACGCCGCGGGCCCCGGCGCGGAGCCCTATGTGCGCCACACCCTCTTCGGCGTCGAGGGCGGCCACGCGGCCGCCGCCGAACTCGTCGACGCGGGCTGCACCGGCATCGTCTGCGGCAGCGACATGATGGCCCTCGGCGCGATCCGCGCGGTCCGGGAGCGGGGCCTGTCCGTCCCGGGCGACGTCTCGGTCGTCGGCTACGACGACTCCCCGCTCATCCCCTTCACCGACCCCCCGCTGACGACGGTCCGCCAGCCCGTCCAGGCGATGGCCTCGGCGGCGGTCGGCGCGCTGCTTGAGGAGATCCGCGGCAATCCCGTGCCGAGCACGGAGTACGTCTTCCAGCCGGAGCTGGTGGTGCGGGGGTCGACGGCGCGGGTGCGGAACTGA
- a CDS encoding glycoside hydrolase family 13 protein, protein MTQHLAAPATTTTTGTRAEPAPWWRDAVIYQVYPRSFADGNGDGMGDLAGIRSRLPYLKELGVDAVWLSPFYASPQADAGYDVADYRAIDPMFGTLHDADALIRRAHGLGLRIIVDIVPNHCSDRHDWFRQALREGPGSRLRERFHFRKGKGPDGELPPNDWESIFGGPAWTRVEDGEWYLHLFAPEQPDFNWEHPAVQDEFRSILRFWLDLGADGFRVDVAHGLVKAPGLPDIGSGDQLKLLGNDVMPFFDQDGVHEIYRSWRRILDEYEGERVLVAEAWTPTVERTALYVRPDEMHQAFNFQYLTTNWDAQELRTVIDGSLAAMRPVGAPTTWVLSNHDVTRHATRFANPAGLGTQLREQGDRELGLRRARAATLLMLALPGSAYLYQGEELGLPDVTDLPDEVRQDPSFFRAEGQDGFRDGCRVPIPWTREGVSYGFGAGGSWLPQPSAWGELSVEAQSGVPGSTLELYRAALAVRRDHPGLGAGSMVTWLDAPDGVLALARDGFLCTTNTTGAPVRLPAPGTLLLATGPVAVTDGVAVLPADTTAWWTV, encoded by the coding sequence ATGACCCAGCACCTCGCTGCCCCCGCCACCACGACGACGACCGGCACCCGTGCCGAGCCAGCGCCATGGTGGCGGGACGCGGTGATCTACCAGGTCTATCCGCGCAGCTTCGCCGACGGCAACGGCGACGGCATGGGCGATCTCGCGGGCATACGCAGCCGGCTCCCTTACCTCAAGGAGCTCGGGGTCGACGCGGTCTGGCTCAGCCCCTTCTACGCGTCCCCGCAGGCCGACGCCGGTTACGACGTCGCCGACTACCGGGCCATCGACCCGATGTTCGGCACCCTCCACGACGCCGACGCGCTGATCCGCAGAGCCCACGGCCTGGGCCTGCGGATCATCGTCGACATCGTGCCGAACCACTGCTCCGACCGGCACGACTGGTTCCGCCAGGCCCTGCGCGAGGGCCCCGGCTCCCGGCTGAGGGAGCGCTTCCACTTCCGCAAGGGGAAGGGCCCCGACGGCGAACTGCCCCCGAACGACTGGGAGTCCATCTTCGGCGGCCCGGCCTGGACCCGGGTCGAGGACGGCGAATGGTACCTGCACCTCTTCGCCCCCGAGCAGCCCGACTTCAACTGGGAACACCCCGCCGTCCAGGACGAGTTCCGCTCGATCCTGCGCTTCTGGCTGGACCTGGGCGCCGACGGCTTCCGCGTCGACGTCGCCCACGGCCTCGTCAAGGCGCCCGGCCTGCCCGACATCGGCTCCGGCGACCAGCTCAAGCTGCTCGGGAACGATGTCATGCCCTTCTTCGACCAGGACGGCGTCCACGAGATCTACCGCTCCTGGCGGCGGATCCTCGACGAGTACGAGGGCGAGCGCGTCCTCGTCGCCGAAGCCTGGACCCCGACCGTCGAGCGCACCGCGCTGTACGTGCGCCCCGACGAAATGCACCAGGCGTTCAACTTCCAGTACCTGACGACGAACTGGGACGCGCAGGAGCTGCGGACCGTCATCGACGGCTCGCTCGCCGCGATGCGCCCCGTCGGCGCGCCCACCACCTGGGTGCTGTCCAACCACGACGTCACCCGGCACGCGACCCGGTTCGCCAACCCCGCCGGACTCGGCACCCAGCTGCGCGAGCAGGGCGACCGCGAACTCGGTCTGCGGCGGGCGCGGGCGGCGACGTTGTTGATGTTGGCGTTGCCGGGGTCGGCGTATCTGTATCAGGGTGAGGAGTTGGGGTTGCCGGATGTGACGGATCTTCCGGATGAGGTGCGGCAGGATCCGTCGTTCTTCCGTGCGGAGGGTCAGGACGGTTTCCGGGACGGGTGCCGGGTGCCGATTCCGTGGACGCGTGAGGGTGTCTCGTACGGTTTCGGGGCGGGCGGCAGCTGGCTGCCGCAGCCGTCGGCGTGGGGTGAGCTGAGTGTGGAGGCGCAGAGTGGTGTGCCGGGCTCGACCCTGGAGCTGTACCGGGCGGCGCTGGCCGTGCGCCGTGACCACCCGGGTCTCGGCGCGGGTTCCATGGTCACCTGGCTGGATGCCCCCGACGGCGTCCTCGCCCTCGCCCGCGACGGCTTCCTCTGCACCACCAACACCACGGGCGCGCCGGTACGCCTCCCCGCTCCCGGCACGCTGCTGCTGGCCACCGGACCGGTGGCGGTCACCGACGGCGTGGCCGTGCTGCCCGCGGACACCACGGCGTGGTGGACGGTGTGA
- a CDS encoding sugar ABC transporter permease yields MTTTNTPANASAGTPASRSAGTPANAPVRGRRSPLASAALHLTLVVASVIAVFPVLWVFLTSIKPAQYATTTDFFKETTFENYTGLLNDTPFLTWFGNSLLVAGLTTVLGVFVAATTGYAVSRFRFPGKRGLMWTLLITQMFPVAVLIVPIYNIMARMGLLNEPAGLVITYLTIAVPFCAWMMKGFFDTIPREIDESGQVDGLTPFGTFWRLILPLAKPGIAVTAFYSFITAWGEVAYASAFMVGDENLTLAGGLQKFVNQYGAQWGPMTAASVLIAIPAAIVFLFAQRHLVTGVSAGAVKG; encoded by the coding sequence GTGACCACGACCAACACCCCTGCGAACGCGTCCGCGGGCACGCCTGCGAGCAGGTCCGCGGGCACGCCCGCGAACGCTCCCGTGCGAGGCCGCCGCTCGCCGCTCGCCTCGGCCGCCCTGCACCTGACGCTCGTCGTCGCGTCCGTGATCGCCGTCTTCCCGGTCCTGTGGGTCTTCCTGACCTCCATCAAGCCGGCGCAGTACGCGACCACGACGGACTTCTTCAAGGAGACGACGTTCGAGAACTACACCGGGCTGCTGAACGACACCCCGTTCCTCACCTGGTTCGGCAACTCGCTCCTCGTCGCCGGGCTCACCACGGTCCTCGGCGTCTTCGTCGCCGCCACCACCGGCTACGCCGTCAGCCGCTTCCGCTTCCCCGGCAAGCGCGGACTGATGTGGACCCTGCTCATCACCCAGATGTTCCCGGTCGCGGTCCTCATCGTGCCGATCTACAACATCATGGCGCGCATGGGTCTGCTCAACGAGCCCGCCGGCCTCGTCATCACGTACCTCACCATCGCCGTGCCGTTCTGCGCCTGGATGATGAAGGGCTTCTTCGACACGATCCCGCGGGAGATCGACGAGTCGGGACAGGTCGACGGACTCACCCCGTTCGGCACCTTCTGGCGGCTGATCCTGCCGCTCGCCAAGCCCGGCATCGCGGTGACGGCGTTCTACTCGTTCATCACCGCCTGGGGCGAGGTCGCCTACGCCTCCGCCTTCATGGTCGGCGACGAGAACCTCACGCTGGCCGGCGGACTCCAGAAGTTCGTCAACCAGTACGGCGCCCAGTGGGGGCCGATGACCGCGGCCTCCGTGCTCATCGCGATCCCCGCCGCGATCGTCTTCCTCTTCGCCCAGCGCCACCTGGTGACCGGCGTATCGGCCGGCGCCGTCAAGGGCTGA
- a CDS encoding glycerophosphodiester phosphodiesterase family protein: MTILNEFSPASSSSSRAVTERRGARRFTRPGALLAAAGTAVAALLATALSPLTSSSALAAEAAECVPSPVHSPWGPGTAPGAPAEVPFLSAHRGGTNLAPQQTAEAYRSALAFGATVIEIDIRRLSDGTLVAFHDAEGPGGQTVKSVNLATFKSWNAATGEWVGTAHDPARYLTFDEVLAIATQAGAGLDVEFKEVYLLDRTPYRQVAQAVKNAGLMDRTIWQYSTNLDPMISAVQGVDANALFNYNLSGSESPSALYDRARGKDFTFGSDLAKFTAPKLAAIHDGCGIAVPHSYDAGPDQEFAQIQQGRANGVDGFQTNQVDVAADALDRPVSSAWQAGATPGTACLVNPANGYGLLGRTVTRGDGSTAVTGPGGCVTTPAGTVSFAGDGAALPAASPVTG, translated from the coding sequence GTGACGATACTCAACGAGTTCTCGCCCGCATCCTCCTCGTCCTCCCGGGCCGTGACCGAGCGCCGGGGCGCCCGTCGGTTCACGCGACCGGGCGCGCTGCTCGCCGCGGCCGGTACGGCCGTCGCCGCGCTGCTCGCCACCGCGCTCTCCCCGCTCACGTCGTCGTCGGCGCTCGCCGCCGAGGCCGCCGAGTGCGTGCCCTCCCCCGTCCACTCGCCCTGGGGCCCCGGCACCGCGCCCGGCGCGCCCGCCGAGGTGCCGTTCCTCTCCGCCCACCGGGGCGGCACCAACCTGGCCCCGCAGCAGACCGCCGAGGCGTACCGCAGCGCCCTGGCGTTCGGTGCCACGGTGATCGAGATCGACATCCGCCGGCTGTCCGACGGCACGCTCGTCGCGTTCCACGACGCCGAGGGCCCCGGCGGACAGACCGTCAAGTCGGTGAACCTGGCGACGTTCAAGAGCTGGAACGCGGCCACCGGCGAATGGGTGGGCACCGCGCACGACCCGGCCCGCTACCTCACGTTCGACGAGGTACTGGCCATCGCCACGCAGGCGGGCGCGGGCCTCGACGTCGAGTTCAAGGAGGTCTACCTGCTGGACCGCACGCCGTACCGCCAGGTCGCCCAGGCCGTGAAGAACGCCGGGCTGATGGACCGCACGATCTGGCAGTACTCCACGAACCTGGACCCCATGATCTCGGCCGTCCAGGGCGTCGACGCCAACGCCCTCTTCAACTACAACCTCAGCGGCAGCGAGTCACCCTCGGCCCTGTACGACCGGGCCAGGGGCAAGGACTTCACGTTCGGCTCGGATCTCGCGAAGTTCACGGCGCCGAAGCTGGCCGCGATCCACGACGGGTGCGGCATCGCCGTGCCGCACAGCTACGACGCGGGCCCCGACCAGGAGTTCGCGCAGATCCAGCAGGGCCGCGCCAACGGCGTCGACGGCTTCCAGACCAACCAGGTGGACGTGGCGGCCGACGCCCTGGACCGCCCGGTGAGCTCCGCATGGCAGGCCGGCGCGACCCCGGGCACGGCCTGCCTGGTGAACCCGGCCAACGGCTACGGACTGCTCGGCCGCACGGTGACGCGCGGCGACGGCAGCACCGCGGTCACCGGCCCCGGCGGCTGCGTCACCACCCCGGCCGGGACCGTGTCCTTCGCCGGTGACGGCGCGGCCCTTCCGGCCGCGTCCCCCGTCACCGGCTGA
- a CDS encoding extracellular solute-binding protein, translating into MRRGIAATALVASLALTATACGGDDSEGAKSSSGGKLSGTVTWWDTSTVGSEDKVFKALAEGFTKKHPDVKINYVNVPFGEAQNKFKNAAQSGSGAPDVIRSEVAWTPEFADLGYLAPLDGTAALKNEKDFLEQAAASTKYNGKTYAVPQVIDTMGVFYNKKIFKEAGVEVPGTIAELKTAAAAIKDKTGKTGMYLRGDDAYWFLSFLYGEGGDLVDAGNKQITVDNAAGVKAMKVVKDLVDSGAAETDATDGWNNMQTAFKEGKVAMMINGPWAVTDTYAGKEFTDKANLGIAPVPAGSAGQGAPQGGHNLAVYAGSKNLDASYAFVEYMSSVEAQTQVAEELSLLPTRTSVYNEPKVAANEIVGFFKPAVDKAVERPWIPEGGSLFAPLVTEYTKVLTGQTTPEKGASTAGDAYRKLLDGWK; encoded by the coding sequence ATGCGACGTGGCATAGCGGCCACCGCTCTGGTCGCGAGCCTGGCGCTCACGGCGACCGCGTGCGGCGGCGACGACAGCGAGGGCGCGAAGAGCAGCTCGGGCGGAAAGCTGTCGGGCACGGTCACCTGGTGGGACACGTCGACCGTCGGCAGCGAGGACAAGGTCTTCAAGGCGCTCGCCGAGGGCTTCACCAAGAAGCACCCCGACGTCAAGATCAACTACGTGAACGTGCCCTTCGGTGAGGCGCAGAACAAGTTCAAGAACGCCGCCCAGTCCGGCTCCGGCGCCCCCGACGTCATCCGCTCCGAGGTCGCCTGGACCCCCGAGTTCGCCGACCTCGGCTACCTCGCCCCGCTCGACGGCACTGCCGCCCTCAAGAACGAGAAGGACTTCCTGGAGCAGGCCGCCGCCTCCACGAAGTACAACGGCAAGACCTACGCCGTGCCGCAGGTCATCGACACCATGGGCGTCTTCTACAACAAGAAGATCTTCAAGGAGGCCGGTGTCGAGGTCCCCGGCACCATCGCCGAGCTGAAGACCGCCGCCGCGGCCATCAAGGACAAGACCGGCAAGACCGGGATGTACCTGCGCGGCGACGACGCCTACTGGTTCCTGTCCTTCCTCTACGGCGAGGGCGGCGACCTGGTCGACGCCGGGAACAAGCAGATCACCGTCGACAACGCGGCCGGTGTCAAGGCCATGAAGGTCGTCAAGGACCTCGTCGACTCCGGTGCCGCCGAGACCGACGCCACCGACGGCTGGAACAACATGCAGACCGCCTTCAAGGAAGGCAAGGTCGCCATGATGATCAACGGCCCGTGGGCCGTCACCGACACCTACGCCGGCAAGGAGTTCACGGACAAGGCCAACCTCGGCATCGCGCCCGTGCCCGCCGGCTCGGCCGGCCAGGGCGCCCCGCAGGGCGGCCACAACCTCGCCGTCTACGCCGGCTCCAAGAACCTCGACGCCTCCTACGCCTTCGTCGAGTACATGAGCTCCGTAGAGGCCCAGACCCAGGTCGCCGAGGAGCTCAGCCTGCTCCCGACCCGCACCTCGGTCTACAACGAGCCGAAGGTCGCCGCCAACGAGATCGTCGGCTTCTTCAAGCCGGCCGTCGACAAGGCCGTCGAGCGCCCCTGGATCCCCGAGGGCGGCAGCCTCTTCGCCCCGCTGGTGACCGAGTACACCAAGGTCCTCACCGGCCAGACCACCCCGGAGAAGGGAGCCTCGACGGCGGGCGACGCCTACCGCAAGCTCCTCGACGGCTGGAAGTAA
- a CDS encoding phosphatase PAP2 family protein, with amino-acid sequence MGEATVKTLEGRTATPSPKVTADGPVPEVAPAGVPAGGRLRRLRAPRRPRIWFEILLIAVSYWTYSLIRNAVPEQKAQALRNADWIWHAEKTLGIAVEQTVNHAVNSVTWLVISMNYYYATLHFLVTIGVLVWLYRRHPGRYAAARLAIFATTGVALVGYYLYPLAPPRLMNGQDFIDTVLVHHTWGSMASGNLKNMSNQYAAMPSMHIGWSLWCGLVIFALASAPWAKILGLLYPALTLIVIVATANHFWLDAVGGLLCLAFGYGVSYVWYGALPHRLARVPVPVPVPAGPVNLNTARQ; translated from the coding sequence ATGGGTGAAGCGACCGTGAAGACTCTGGAAGGCCGGACGGCCACCCCGTCACCCAAAGTGACAGCGGACGGTCCGGTTCCGGAAGTCGCTCCAGCGGGAGTTCCGGCCGGGGGGCGGCTGCGCAGGCTGCGTGCGCCCAGGCGGCCGCGGATCTGGTTCGAGATCCTGCTCATCGCGGTCAGCTACTGGACGTACTCGCTCATCCGCAACGCCGTGCCGGAGCAGAAGGCGCAGGCCCTGCGCAACGCCGACTGGATCTGGCACGCCGAGAAGACCCTCGGCATCGCGGTCGAGCAGACGGTCAACCACGCCGTGAACTCGGTGACATGGCTGGTCATCTCGATGAACTACTACTACGCCACGCTCCACTTCCTGGTGACGATAGGCGTCCTCGTCTGGCTCTACCGCCGCCACCCCGGCCGCTACGCGGCGGCCCGCCTCGCCATCTTCGCGACGACGGGCGTCGCACTCGTCGGCTACTACCTGTACCCGCTGGCACCGCCGCGCCTGATGAACGGCCAGGACTTCATCGACACGGTGCTCGTGCACCACACCTGGGGCTCGATGGCCTCCGGCAACCTGAAGAACATGTCGAACCAGTACGCGGCGATGCCGTCGATGCACATCGGCTGGTCACTGTGGTGCGGCCTCGTCATCTTCGCGCTGGCGTCGGCGCCGTGGGCGAAGATCCTCGGCCTGCTGTACCCGGCCCTGACCCTCATAGTCATCGTGGCCACGGCCAACCACTTCTGGCTGGACGCGGTGGGCGGGCTGCTGTGCCTCGCGTTCGGCTACGGGGTCTCGTATGTCTGGTACGGCGCCCTGCCGCACCGCCTGGCGCGGGTACCGGTGCCGGTTCCGGTCCCGGCGGGCCCGGTGAACCTGAACACGGCACGGCAGTGA
- a CDS encoding carbohydrate ABC transporter permease produces MAVHTSGQSVAKAAEPEGARGRRRDTARGPLRRALSTHWYAWTMVAPVVIVIGVIIGYPLVRGIYLSLTNANERNVERSIGVNHLPATYEFVGLDNYADALTGGQFLGTLGWTLVWTVSCVAVTFSLGLALANILNRRIAGRSFYRMMLVLPWAVPGFVSVFAWRFLYNEDNGLLNKMLAGGGIDALPWLNDPTWAKVSVIAVNVWLGVPFMMVALLGGLQSIPGELYEAAEMDGASAWQRFRHITMPGLRSVSTTVVLLSTIWTFNMFPVIFLLTRGGPGEATQILVTQAYKFSFEISPRDFAQSSTWGVLILVLLMVFAAIYQRVLRKQGETW; encoded by the coding sequence ATGGCTGTCCACACCAGCGGCCAGTCGGTGGCGAAGGCCGCGGAGCCCGAGGGGGCCCGCGGCCGTCGCCGCGACACCGCACGGGGCCCGCTCCGGCGCGCCCTCTCCACCCACTGGTACGCCTGGACCATGGTCGCCCCCGTGGTGATCGTGATCGGCGTGATCATCGGCTACCCGCTCGTCCGCGGCATCTACCTGTCGCTGACCAACGCCAACGAGCGGAACGTCGAGCGCTCGATCGGGGTGAACCACCTCCCCGCGACGTACGAATTCGTCGGCCTCGACAACTACGCCGACGCGCTCACCGGCGGCCAGTTCCTCGGCACGCTCGGGTGGACGCTGGTGTGGACGGTCTCCTGCGTGGCCGTCACCTTCAGCCTGGGCCTCGCCCTCGCCAACATCCTCAACCGCAGGATCGCCGGCCGGTCGTTCTACCGGATGATGCTGGTCCTGCCCTGGGCCGTGCCCGGCTTCGTCTCCGTCTTCGCCTGGCGCTTCCTCTACAACGAGGACAACGGGCTGCTCAACAAGATGCTCGCGGGCGGCGGCATCGACGCCCTGCCCTGGCTGAACGACCCCACCTGGGCGAAGGTCTCGGTGATCGCCGTCAACGTCTGGCTCGGCGTCCCGTTCATGATGGTCGCCCTGCTCGGCGGGTTGCAGTCCATCCCCGGCGAGCTCTACGAGGCCGCCGAGATGGACGGCGCGAGCGCGTGGCAGCGGTTCCGCCACATCACCATGCCCGGGCTGAGGTCGGTGTCGACCACGGTCGTCCTGCTCTCCACCATCTGGACCTTCAACATGTTCCCGGTGATCTTCCTGCTGACGCGGGGCGGTCCCGGTGAGGCGACCCAGATCCTGGTGACCCAGGCGTACAAGTTCTCGTTCGAGATCAGTCCGCGCGACTTCGCGCAGTCGTCCACCTGGGGCGTGCTGATCCTCGTTCTCCTCATGGTCTTCGCCGCGATCTACCAGCGCGTCCTCCGCAAGCAGGGAGAAACCTGGTGA
- a CDS encoding glycoside hydrolase family 13 protein: MTQELSTTTALGTTTALDSTTAPHLARETGRPGAEPDWWRDAVIYQVYVRSFADSDGDGIGDLRGIRDRLPHLAALGVDAVWLTPFYASPQADGGYDVADYRAVDPLFGALSDADDLVREAHRLGLRVIVDIVPNHTSDQHAWFRSALAGGPGAPERAYYHFRPGKGADGELPPNDWESVFGGPAWTRVEVPDGDGGASRPEAGGEWYLHLFAPEQPDLNWDHPAVHEEFASVLRFWLDLGVDGFRIDVAHGMVKAEGLPDIGLREQAKMIGAQVLPFFDQDGVHEIHRSWRRLLDGYEGERIGVAEAWAPSPERLALYVRPDEMHQAFNFQFLRCPWDPERMREVIDASLAATASVGAPTTWVLSNHDVVRHPTRYGDGPAGLRRARAATLLMLALPGSAYLYQGEELGLPDVTDLPDEVRQDPSFFRAEGQDGFRDGCRVPIPWTREGASYGFGAGGSWLPQPRVWGELSVEAQSGVPGSTLELYRAALAVRRDHPGLGAGSTVTWLDAPDGVLALARDGFLCTTNTTGSDVELPVPGSVLLSSATPEFTGGTVHLPADSSTWWAI; encoded by the coding sequence ATGACGCAGGAGCTCAGCACCACCACCGCGCTCGGCACGACCACCGCGCTCGACTCGACCACCGCGCCGCACCTCGCCCGGGAGACGGGGCGGCCGGGAGCGGAGCCGGACTGGTGGCGCGACGCCGTCATCTACCAGGTGTACGTCCGCTCCTTCGCCGACAGCGACGGCGACGGCATCGGCGATCTGCGCGGCATCCGCGACCGGCTCCCCCATCTCGCCGCGCTCGGCGTGGACGCGGTCTGGCTGACCCCCTTCTACGCGTCCCCGCAGGCCGACGGCGGCTACGACGTCGCCGACTACCGGGCCGTCGACCCCCTCTTCGGTGCGCTGTCCGACGCGGACGACCTCGTCCGGGAGGCGCACCGGCTGGGTCTGCGGGTGATCGTCGACATCGTCCCGAACCACACCTCCGACCAGCACGCCTGGTTCCGCTCAGCCCTCGCCGGCGGCCCGGGCGCCCCCGAGCGGGCGTACTACCATTTCCGCCCCGGCAAGGGCGCCGACGGCGAACTGCCCCCGAACGACTGGGAATCGGTCTTCGGCGGCCCGGCCTGGACCCGGGTCGAGGTGCCGGACGGCGATGGGGGCGCCTCCCGGCCGGAGGCCGGGGGAGAGTGGTACCTGCACCTCTTCGCGCCCGAGCAGCCCGATCTCAACTGGGACCACCCGGCCGTGCACGAGGAGTTCGCCTCCGTGCTGCGCTTCTGGCTCGACCTCGGCGTGGACGGCTTCCGCATCGACGTGGCCCACGGCATGGTCAAGGCGGAGGGGCTGCCGGACATCGGGCTGCGGGAGCAGGCCAAGATGATCGGCGCGCAGGTGCTGCCCTTCTTCGACCAGGACGGCGTCCACGAGATCCACCGTTCCTGGCGCCGGCTGCTCGACGGCTACGAGGGCGAGCGCATCGGCGTCGCCGAGGCATGGGCGCCCAGCCCGGAGCGGCTGGCCCTGTATGTGCGCCCGGACGAGATGCACCAGGCGTTCAACTTCCAGTTCCTGCGCTGCCCCTGGGACCCGGAGCGGATGCGGGAGGTCATCGACGCGTCCCTGGCGGCGACGGCCTCGGTGGGCGCGCCCACGACCTGGGTGCTCTCCAACCACGACGTCGTACGCCATCCGACCCGCTACGGCGACGGACCGGCCGGTCTGCGGCGGGCGCGGGCGGCGACGTTGTTGATGTTGGCGTTGCCGGGGTCGGCGTATCTGTATCAGGGTGAGGAGTTGGGGTTGCCGGATGTGACGGATCTTCCGGATGAGGTGCGGCAGGATCCGTCGTTCTTCCGTGCGGAGGGTCAGGACGGTTTCCGGGACGGGTGCCGGGTGCCGATTCCGTGGACGCGTGAGGGTGCCTCGTACGGTTTCGGGGCGGGCGGCAGCTGGCTGCCGCAGCCGCGGGTGTGGGGTGAGCTGAGTGTGGAGGCGCAGAGTGGTGTGCCGGGCTCGACCCTGGAGCTGTACCGGGCGGCGCTGGCCGTGCGCCGTGACCACCCGGGTCTCGGCGCGGGTTCCACGGTCACCTGGCTGGATGCCCCCGACGGCGTCCTCGCCCTCGCCCGCGACGGCTTCCTCTGCACCACCAACACCACCGGATCGGACGTGGAGCTGCCCGTGCCGGGCAGCGTGCTGCTCTCCTCGGCGACCCCCGAGTTCACCGGCGGGACGGTCCACCTTCCCGCCGACTCCAGCACCTGGTGGGCAATCTGA